One Paenibacillus riograndensis SBR5 DNA segment encodes these proteins:
- the rsgA gene encoding ribosome small subunit-dependent GTPase A produces the protein MPEGIIIKALSGYYYVKPLRDGMIAAEEEAVQCRGRGILKKKGTAPLVGDRIKYVLTENGEGMVDELLPRESELIRPPVANVKLAVLLFSVREPDMNLNLLDKFLVHIEHSGLETLIVLTKQDLAEDDGDATNQVKALYEHIGYEVIVTSSLTGSGSEELRERLAGIISVFSGQSGVGKSTLLNRLVPGLGLETGEISLRLGRGRHTTRHVELMDIGGGGFVADTPGFSQLDFLELGVEELSTCFREFAPYAENCKFRGCSHIHEPGCRVVEAVNSGAIAGSRYEHYKLFYNEMKDKKRRY, from the coding sequence ATGCCTGAGGGAATTATCATCAAAGCATTAAGCGGTTATTATTACGTCAAACCGCTCCGCGATGGAATGATTGCTGCCGAGGAAGAAGCTGTACAGTGCCGGGGGCGGGGAATCCTGAAGAAGAAAGGGACCGCTCCGCTTGTGGGCGACCGCATTAAATACGTCTTGACTGAAAACGGGGAAGGCATGGTTGATGAGCTGCTTCCCAGGGAATCCGAGCTGATCCGTCCGCCGGTTGCCAACGTCAAACTGGCTGTGCTGTTGTTTTCAGTGCGCGAGCCGGATATGAATCTGAACCTGCTGGATAAATTTCTGGTTCACATTGAGCACTCCGGCCTGGAAACGTTGATTGTGCTGACGAAGCAGGATTTGGCCGAGGACGATGGCGATGCCACGAATCAGGTCAAAGCGCTGTACGAGCATATCGGATATGAAGTGATCGTCACGAGTTCACTTACCGGCTCCGGCAGCGAGGAGCTGCGGGAACGTCTGGCCGGGATCATCAGTGTCTTCTCCGGACAGTCCGGTGTAGGCAAATCGACCCTGCTGAACCGGCTTGTGCCCGGCCTTGGGCTGGAAACGGGGGAGATCAGCCTCCGCTTGGGCCGGGGACGGCATACGACCCGGCATGTCGAACTAATGGACATCGGGGGCGGCGGCTTTGTGGCTGATACCCCGGGCTTCAGCCAGCTTGATTTTCTGGAATTGGGTGTGGAAGAGCTGTCCACCTGTTTCCGCGAGTTTGCCCCCTATGCCGAAAACTGTAAATTCCGCGGATGCAGCCATATTCATGAACCGGGCTGCCGTGTCGTTGAGGCTGTGAACTCCGGAGCTATCGCTGGCAGCCGTTATGAGCATTACAAGCTGTTTTACAATGAAATGAAAGATAAAAAGCGGAGGTACTAA
- the rpe gene encoding ribulose-phosphate 3-epimerase — MITIAPSILSADFAALGAEVAEAEASGGDWIHVDVMDGHFVPNITLGPPIVKAVKAHTSLPLDVHLMIENPERYIPEFAASGANVITVHAEACVHLHRVVHQIKELGLLAGVAINPGTPASAVREVLEDVDMVLVMTVNPGFGGQSFIPHTLKKIRQIREWAREVNHTSLRIEVDGGIAEATAPLVAEAGADVLVAGNAVFGRSDRAAAIKAIREAAEAALR; from the coding sequence ATGATCACAATCGCACCATCGATATTGTCGGCTGATTTTGCTGCGCTTGGCGCTGAGGTTGCGGAAGCGGAAGCCAGTGGCGGTGACTGGATTCATGTAGACGTTATGGACGGCCATTTTGTGCCGAATATTACCCTTGGACCGCCGATTGTAAAGGCTGTGAAGGCACATACCTCGCTGCCGCTTGATGTTCATTTGATGATTGAGAACCCTGAACGTTATATCCCTGAGTTTGCAGCCTCGGGAGCCAACGTCATTACAGTTCATGCCGAGGCCTGTGTGCATCTTCACCGGGTGGTGCATCAGATTAAGGAGCTGGGCCTTCTGGCCGGAGTAGCAATCAATCCGGGTACGCCCGCTTCGGCGGTGCGCGAGGTGCTGGAGGATGTGGATATGGTGCTGGTAATGACTGTGAACCCGGGCTTCGGCGGACAGTCGTTTATTCCGCACACGCTGAAGAAGATCCGCCAGATCCGGGAGTGGGCCCGGGAAGTCAATCATACCTCCCTGCGCATCGAAGTAGACGGAGGCATCGCTGAAGCAACTGCACCGCTGGTCGCTGAAGCAGGAGCAGATGTTTTGGTGGCCGGTAATGCCGTGTTCGGACGCAGTGACCGTGCAGCTGCCATCAAGGCGATCCGTGAAGCCGCAGAAGCGGCTCTGCGCTAA
- the spoVM gene encoding stage V sporulation protein SpoVM — MKFYTFKLPRFLGGFVKAILNTFQKS; from the coding sequence ATGAAATTTTACACGTTCAAGCTGCCAAGATTTTTGGGAGGTTTTGTTAAAGCGATTTTGAACACTTTTCAGAAAAGCTGA
- the rpmB gene encoding 50S ribosomal protein L28, with protein sequence MSRKCTVTGKKPGSGNHVSHANNRNRRSWGVNVQKVRILVNGKPKRVYVSTRALKAGKVERV encoded by the coding sequence ATGTCCCGCAAATGTACTGTAACTGGCAAGAAACCGGGCAGCGGCAACCATGTATCCCATGCGAACAACCGCAACCGTCGCTCTTGGGGAGTTAACGTTCAGAAGGTCCGTATCCTCGTGAACGGCAAACCGAAACGCGTGTACGTCAGCACCCGTGCTTTGAAAGCCGGCAAAGTTGAACGCGTTTAG
- a CDS encoding DAK2 domain-containing protein: MSKRSIDGTDFTAMVLAGAEKLQQHAEHVNSLNVFPVPDGDTGTNMNLTMTAGANELKKNNTGSVGQCAGVLSKGLLMGARGNSGVILSQLFRGLGRYAAQYDELNTQQFAAALQTGVDTAYKAVVKPVEGTILTVAKEAARHAVYYARRTTDVTELMTEVLSRAKEALANTPELLPVLKQVGVVDSGGQGLVYIYEGFHQYLTGSAGTGVPVPVQGQAPAAAPAASPSAVLTKHENVLSSVQSSAQSQLSTEDIEFLYDMEFFINRLLGGSVKTEFDEESFRKALSVNGDSIIVISDDETIKVHVHSKTPGEVLNLALQYGEITQIHILNMREQHRDLLTAGMDIAPMPDLFADIPQEESSVQAPAVPPADDMAQYGFIAVSSGEGISDIFRSLGVDAILSGGQTMNPSTEDFVNAISSISAKHIYILPNNSNIVLAAQQAKELLEGEREITVIPSKSIPQGIAAAFAFQEEDAVETNTGNMLEAISQVKSGQITNAVRDTVIEELEIKSGQYIGIANSKIVAAADDLLAASQALLGSMLENGDEIVTVLTGAESEDSVTDALENWLAEAYPQVEVEIHNGGQPLYYYLFSVEP; the protein is encoded by the coding sequence TTGAGTAAGCGTTCTATAGACGGAACAGATTTTACCGCAATGGTACTCGCCGGAGCGGAGAAGCTGCAGCAGCATGCAGAGCACGTCAATTCCCTAAATGTATTTCCGGTCCCGGATGGCGACACAGGTACAAATATGAATTTGACGATGACCGCAGGCGCGAACGAATTGAAAAAAAATAATACAGGCTCAGTGGGTCAATGTGCAGGAGTATTGTCCAAAGGTCTCTTGATGGGGGCACGGGGGAACTCCGGCGTTATTTTGTCACAGCTGTTCAGAGGCCTTGGACGGTACGCAGCCCAATATGATGAATTGAACACGCAGCAGTTCGCAGCAGCGCTGCAGACCGGAGTGGATACAGCATACAAAGCGGTGGTCAAGCCGGTAGAGGGAACGATACTTACAGTCGCCAAGGAAGCTGCCAGACACGCAGTCTACTACGCGCGGCGTACAACGGATGTAACAGAGCTGATGACTGAAGTCCTGTCCAGAGCCAAAGAAGCGTTGGCTAATACACCGGAGCTTCTGCCTGTGCTCAAGCAGGTGGGCGTTGTTGACTCCGGCGGCCAGGGTCTGGTTTACATTTATGAGGGCTTTCATCAGTATCTGACGGGCAGCGCCGGCACAGGGGTGCCAGTGCCGGTACAGGGACAAGCTCCTGCAGCCGCGCCTGCGGCATCGCCTTCAGCGGTGTTGACCAAACATGAGAACGTATTGTCCTCCGTGCAGTCATCTGCGCAATCACAACTGTCTACGGAAGACATCGAATTTCTTTACGACATGGAGTTTTTTATTAACCGGCTGCTTGGCGGCTCCGTCAAAACGGAATTTGACGAGGAATCGTTTCGGAAAGCGTTGTCAGTTAATGGAGATTCCATTATCGTCATTTCGGATGATGAGACCATCAAGGTCCATGTCCATTCCAAGACTCCGGGCGAGGTCCTGAATCTGGCACTGCAATATGGCGAAATTACGCAGATCCATATTCTTAACATGCGGGAGCAGCACCGCGATCTGCTGACCGCCGGCATGGACATCGCGCCTATGCCAGACCTGTTTGCGGATATTCCGCAGGAAGAGAGCAGTGTCCAGGCACCGGCGGTTCCACCCGCAGATGACATGGCTCAGTACGGGTTTATTGCCGTATCTTCGGGTGAAGGCATCTCTGATATTTTCCGCAGCCTCGGCGTGGACGCCATTCTGTCCGGCGGACAGACGATGAATCCCAGCACAGAGGATTTCGTTAACGCGATATCGTCTATATCGGCGAAGCATATCTATATTCTCCCTAACAACTCGAACATTGTGCTTGCGGCTCAGCAAGCCAAGGAGCTGCTTGAGGGCGAACGTGAGATAACCGTTATTCCAAGCAAAAGCATCCCGCAGGGGATTGCCGCCGCTTTTGCCTTCCAGGAGGAAGATGCGGTCGAAACCAACACCGGCAACATGCTGGAGGCAATCTCCCAGGTCAAATCGGGACAGATTACCAATGCGGTCCGCGATACGGTTATTGAGGAGCTGGAGATCAAGTCCGGGCAGTATATCGGGATAGCCAATTCGAAGATTGTAGCCGCTGCGGATGATCTGCTGGCAGCCAGCCAGGCACTTCTGGGAAGCATGCTGGAGAACGGTGATGAGATTGTTACCGTATTGACAGGCGCTGAATCTGAGGATAGCGTCACTGATGCGCTGGAAAACTGGCTTGCAGAAGCCTATCCCCAGGTAGAAGTAGAGATCCATAATGGCGGCCAGCCGCTGTATTATTATCTTTTTTCCGTTGAACCCTAG
- a CDS encoding DegV family protein: protein MNRTVIVTDSTSDIPPTMAEALGIEVVPLTLMFGEEAFRDNVDMTPEQFYERLPRSTSLPTTSQPSPVEYMNVYQGIQERYPGCRILSFHISSGLSGTYQSAVLAKSMLEEKGESITVVDSLSASYGFGFMVVEAARLAAEGHDPEEILAQAERLRQSRKLYFLVDTLEYLQKGGRIGKASAFLGTLLNIKPILSIDAEGIIYAVEKVRGRKKAVARMIELFKQDLPGVDKINVAVGHTAEPASGEEFLKELAGHFTLEEKVLTNVGPVVGSHVGNGTLAVFIWPA from the coding sequence ATGAATCGTACCGTTATCGTCACCGACAGCACTTCCGATATCCCGCCGACCATGGCCGAAGCTTTAGGCATCGAGGTCGTTCCACTGACTCTAATGTTCGGTGAGGAAGCATTCCGGGATAATGTGGATATGACACCGGAGCAATTCTATGAACGTCTTCCCCGCTCCACTTCGCTGCCGACTACCTCCCAGCCGTCACCGGTTGAGTATATGAATGTATATCAGGGTATTCAGGAACGTTATCCGGGCTGCCGCATCCTTTCATTTCATATATCCTCGGGTCTTAGCGGCACGTATCAATCGGCTGTTCTGGCTAAATCCATGCTGGAAGAGAAGGGAGAGTCGATCACGGTTGTGGATTCACTTTCCGCTTCCTATGGATTCGGCTTTATGGTGGTCGAGGCGGCACGGCTGGCTGCGGAAGGACATGACCCGGAGGAGATTCTGGCACAGGCAGAGCGTCTCCGCCAGTCCCGTAAGCTGTATTTCCTGGTCGATACGCTGGAATATCTGCAAAAGGGCGGCAGAATAGGCAAAGCCTCCGCTTTTCTGGGAACGCTGCTGAACATCAAACCGATCCTTTCTATTGATGCGGAAGGAATCATTTACGCGGTCGAGAAGGTCAGGGGCCGCAAGAAGGCAGTAGCCCGCATGATCGAGCTGTTCAAACAGGATCTGCCGGGTGTGGACAAAATCAATGTGGCCGTGGGTCATACGGCTGAACCGGCTTCCGGCGAAGAGTTCCTTAAGGAATTGGCCGGACACTTCACCCTGGAAGAGAAAGTGCTGACGAACGTGGGCCCTGTAGTAGGGAGCCATGTCGGCAACGGTACTTTAGCCGTATTCATCTGGCCCGCGTAA
- the recG gene encoding ATP-dependent DNA helicase RecG has product MGISLDSIEVKQINGVSAQKQNELHAFGVFTVKDLLEYYPFRYDDFRPRSLSEIKHGDKATLVAKVIGIPVLQRFGGKSRLSCKMIAEPWMFTATWFNQHYVREQLTAQREIVITGKWDQKRNAITVTDYEFTDRGEGKIGTLQPVYSVGGKITQTWIRKIINQGLQQYGDLIPEILPHSIIWKYDFLSRKRAIATIHRPEDTREGQQGRRRMVYEELFLFQLKVQAFRVLNRGRMDGVVHTVDNATVRTFVRSLPFELTDAQKRVELEILQDMRSPYCMNRLLQGDVGSGKTVLAAIALYATVKSGFQGALMVPTEILAEQHMRSLTKMFEPFGITVGLLTGSVTGRKRKDLLASLQMGMLDIVVGTHALIQEDVFFRGLGMVVTDEQHRFGVNQRSILRRKGYNPDVLTMTATPIPRTLAITVFGDMDVSTLSERPKGRVPIMTYWVKPDLMERVLKLVNREVDQGRQAYLICPLIEESEKLDVQNAIDLHIQMSQAFPHYKVGLLHGRMTPGEKDEVMRAFYNNEIQLLVSTTVVEVGVDVPNATLMIIMDADRFGLSQLHQLRGRVGRGQHASFCVLVADPKSEIGRERMTAMTDTDDGFEVSRRDLELRGPGDFFGTKQSGLPEFRLADMTADFEVLEQARDDAAELLKETDFWTSADYAPLRTYLQNEQIFQGDIID; this is encoded by the coding sequence ATGGGGATTTCTTTGGATTCAATCGAAGTGAAACAAATAAATGGCGTGAGCGCTCAAAAGCAAAACGAGCTTCACGCCTTTGGCGTCTTTACAGTCAAGGATTTGCTGGAGTATTATCCATTCCGCTATGATGATTTCCGGCCGCGCAGCTTGAGCGAAATCAAACATGGCGACAAAGCGACGCTTGTTGCAAAGGTTATTGGCATCCCGGTATTGCAGCGCTTTGGGGGCAAATCCCGGTTGAGCTGCAAAATGATAGCCGAGCCGTGGATGTTCACCGCAACCTGGTTCAACCAGCATTATGTGCGGGAACAGCTGACAGCCCAGCGCGAAATTGTGATTACCGGTAAATGGGATCAGAAGCGGAATGCCATCACCGTGACGGATTATGAATTCACGGACCGGGGAGAAGGGAAGATCGGCACCTTGCAGCCGGTCTATTCCGTTGGGGGCAAGATCACGCAAACCTGGATACGCAAAATAATCAATCAGGGGCTGCAGCAATATGGCGACCTGATTCCCGAAATTCTTCCGCATTCAATTATATGGAAATATGATTTCTTGTCCCGCAAACGGGCCATTGCTACGATTCACCGGCCGGAGGATACACGCGAGGGCCAGCAGGGGCGGCGCCGGATGGTGTATGAGGAGCTTTTTTTGTTTCAGCTCAAAGTACAGGCTTTCCGTGTGCTGAACCGCGGCAGAATGGACGGTGTGGTACATACGGTTGACAACGCCACGGTCCGGACGTTTGTCCGCAGCCTGCCTTTTGAACTGACGGATGCCCAGAAGCGCGTTGAACTGGAAATCCTGCAGGATATGCGTTCACCGTATTGCATGAACCGTCTTTTGCAGGGCGATGTAGGTTCAGGCAAAACCGTACTGGCGGCAATTGCCCTCTATGCTACCGTGAAATCCGGATTTCAGGGGGCGCTGATGGTGCCTACCGAAATTCTGGCAGAGCAGCATATGCGGTCGCTTACCAAGATGTTTGAGCCGTTCGGAATTACCGTAGGCCTGCTGACGGGAAGTGTGACCGGACGCAAACGCAAGGATCTGCTGGCCTCGCTGCAAATGGGAATGCTCGATATTGTAGTCGGTACGCATGCCTTGATTCAGGAGGATGTGTTTTTCCGCGGGCTGGGGATGGTAGTTACGGATGAGCAGCACCGTTTCGGCGTGAACCAGCGCAGTATTCTGCGCCGCAAGGGCTATAACCCGGATGTGCTGACCATGACAGCTACGCCCATTCCGCGTACGCTGGCGATTACTGTCTTTGGCGATATGGATGTATCCACGCTTTCGGAGCGGCCGAAGGGGCGCGTACCGATCATGACTTACTGGGTCAAACCTGATCTGATGGAACGGGTGCTGAAGCTGGTCAACCGCGAGGTCGACCAAGGCAGGCAGGCTTATCTGATTTGTCCGCTGATTGAGGAATCGGAAAAGCTGGATGTGCAGAATGCGATTGACCTGCATATCCAAATGTCGCAGGCTTTTCCCCACTACAAGGTGGGCCTGCTTCACGGGCGGATGACCCCCGGGGAAAAAGATGAAGTCATGCGCGCCTTCTACAACAATGAAATTCAGCTGCTCGTCTCCACGACCGTTGTAGAGGTCGGTGTCGATGTTCCCAATGCCACGCTGATGATCATTATGGATGCGGACCGCTTTGGATTGTCCCAGCTGCATCAGCTGCGCGGCCGGGTCGGGCGTGGCCAGCACGCTTCCTTCTGTGTGCTTGTAGCTGATCCGAAGTCCGAAATCGGGCGTGAGCGGATGACTGCGATGACCGATACGGATGACGGCTTCGAGGTGTCGCGCAGAGACTTGGAGCTGCGGGGGCCAGGAGATTTCTTCGGGACCAAGCAGAGCGGACTGCCGGAGTTCAGGCTGGCAGACATGACCGCCGATTTCGAAGTGCTGGAGCAAGCCAGGGATGATGCAGCGGAGCTGCTCAAGGAAACCGATTTTTGGACTTCCGCTGATTATGCGCCGCTGCGGACCTATCTGCAGAACGAGCAAATTTTTCAAGGGGATATCATCGATTAA
- a CDS encoding stage VI sporulation protein F, translating to MGYQQFGISPQLVDRIKLKMKNPAVKERVKNLINGISKQELQNTSVVHRLVRKASAILGEKLTSAQEEQIVKFVIAQKIDPNNTFHLIRLWGMFR from the coding sequence GTGGGCTATCAGCAATTTGGTATCAGTCCCCAGCTGGTGGATCGCATCAAGCTGAAGATGAAGAATCCGGCTGTTAAAGAACGAGTGAAGAATTTGATCAACGGAATCTCCAAACAGGAGCTTCAGAACACTTCGGTGGTGCACAGACTGGTGCGCAAAGCTTCGGCAATACTGGGGGAAAAGCTGACCTCGGCACAGGAAGAACAAATTGTAAAGTTTGTAATTGCCCAGAAGATTGACCCCAACAATACATTTCATTTGATCCGGTTGTGGGGGATGTTTCGGTAG
- a CDS encoding TetR/AcrR family transcriptional regulator has translation MPKNTFFRLDEARREEISISAMHLFVNNLYEDITMKMVLDSLSMHPGTFYRYFEDKDDLYCHLIRNVTQKRAAYFNNSNEDPLFQFFLAGLFGNVNGIVTEPLNELEVKLTETFLYITENILLKIYLNVLKGESFPLIKDILRRMRVDGYLRPDIDDDLISFMFESMQFNLVMFFREFDIKDTKLQHKISKYFADFMGHGLLEDHKYSEIVSDFKKAKE, from the coding sequence ATGCCAAAAAATACTTTCTTTCGTTTAGATGAAGCAAGGCGCGAGGAAATATCTATTAGCGCTATGCATCTTTTTGTTAATAATCTTTACGAGGATATCACTATGAAGATGGTTTTGGATAGTTTGTCCATGCACCCCGGAACATTTTATCGGTATTTTGAAGACAAAGATGACCTTTATTGTCACCTAATACGTAATGTGACCCAGAAAAGAGCTGCGTATTTTAATAACAGTAATGAAGATCCCCTTTTCCAGTTTTTCCTTGCTGGCTTATTTGGTAACGTTAATGGCATTGTGACCGAGCCGCTGAATGAGCTGGAAGTCAAACTCACTGAAACATTTTTATACATTACTGAGAACATTTTGCTTAAAATATATCTGAATGTGCTAAAGGGCGAGTCATTCCCCTTAATCAAGGACATTTTACGCCGGATGAGGGTTGATGGATATCTCCGGCCTGATATTGACGACGACCTGATTTCTTTTATGTTTGAGTCCATGCAGTTTAATTTAGTCATGTTTTTTAGGGAATTCGATATTAAGGACACTAAGCTGCAACATAAGATTAGCAAGTACTTTGCTGACTTTATGGGTCATGGGCTGCTTGAAGATCATAAATATTCTGAAATTGTTAGCGATTTCAAGAAAGCCAAGGAGTAG
- a CDS encoding alpha/beta hydrolase, producing the protein MKTYDAFPEPIGSYTVGRTQMDFEYTASDHSKRELTAFVYYPSDSSEGKSTSTYMFPEVYDMLNEQPLISAYLEGKGFFSIDIKTQCYDDLALSGKEKRYPVLFYVCGGGGSPEWGTVLCTDMASIGYVVVSIGHPNSTMYKRKDGRLFNVSEDFSDAIMALSEDPGMQALAGKMEMRPDDETAAQMCRNVLTLPIISRVTEYSELQAEDVRTVADYLYKLDAGEQNSIFEGRLLFDIGMGIIGHSYGGLTTAMVCRDDDRFACGIGLDSGAFGLLGSDLKTPFLLLFREPNYNMNAIIGANNSMETYYFSVDRVAHLDYCDIVFTSVNEQLRGERDAMEMRNLVTDYTKNFFDHYILQKAVSVESLAYDGVDLIKKTSNK; encoded by the coding sequence ATGAAAACATATGACGCATTTCCGGAACCCATTGGCAGCTATACTGTCGGTCGAACCCAGATGGATTTTGAGTACACGGCATCAGATCACTCAAAAAGAGAACTGACGGCGTTTGTGTACTATCCGTCCGACAGTAGCGAAGGTAAGTCTACATCAACTTACATGTTTCCTGAGGTATACGACATGTTGAATGAGCAGCCGCTTATCAGTGCGTATCTTGAAGGAAAGGGGTTTTTCTCTATAGATATCAAGACCCAGTGTTACGATGACCTTGCTCTCTCCGGGAAGGAGAAGCGCTATCCGGTGTTATTCTATGTCTGCGGCGGGGGTGGTTCTCCAGAATGGGGTACAGTGCTCTGTACAGACATGGCCAGCATAGGATATGTTGTGGTAAGCATCGGGCATCCGAACAGCACGATGTATAAGCGTAAAGACGGGCGCCTGTTTAATGTGTCCGAGGATTTCTCGGATGCCATAATGGCGTTGTCTGAAGATCCGGGGATGCAGGCGTTGGCTGGCAAAATGGAGATGCGCCCTGACGATGAAACTGCCGCCCAGATGTGCCGTAACGTGCTTACACTGCCGATTATTTCCAGGGTAACAGAGTATAGTGAGTTGCAAGCAGAAGATGTGAGAACTGTAGCCGATTATCTGTACAAACTGGACGCTGGAGAGCAGAATTCCATCTTTGAGGGCAGATTACTTTTTGACATCGGTATGGGCATCATCGGACATTCTTATGGAGGGCTTACGACGGCGATGGTTTGCCGGGACGACGACCGGTTCGCCTGCGGAATTGGCTTGGATAGCGGGGCGTTCGGTCTTCTCGGCAGCGACCTTAAGACTCCCTTCCTGCTTCTGTTTCGTGAACCCAACTATAATATGAATGCGATCATTGGCGCTAACAATAGCATGGAAACCTATTATTTCTCTGTTGATCGTGTTGCGCATTTAGATTACTGCGACATCGTGTTTACCAGTGTTAATGAGCAATTGAGAGGCGAACGGGATGCTATGGAGATGCGAAATCTTGTTACAGACTATACGAAGAACTTTTTTGATCATTATATACTGCAGAAGGCTGTGAGTGTGGAAAGTCTGGCATACGATGGCGTGGACTTGATCAAGAAGACCAGCAACAAGTGA
- a CDS encoding YitT family protein — MNTLRKNGKPFRQRMGVRVLGVIAGGLLAAVGLELFLMPHQLVPGGIAGLSALFAHTTEMRLGLFLFLFNLPFILISRRQIHLRFALYVMLGLVCLTAGSLALHRFPSLTGEPLTASIAGGLSLGFGIGISIRFGGMSGGAGDPGYALLSQGPAKSAEYIIMVFNCTILLCGGALFGWDQAMYSILAYLLAFEAVRICIRDLSRTRAVWITSSRPEEIRLALHRKLAREAKLIRASGAKGQPGTLFCIASKLEEEELATIVRTCDQDSQIVFRSTRRGRRAARFRD; from the coding sequence ATGAATACTCTTAGGAAGAACGGTAAACCGTTTCGGCAGCGCATGGGTGTCCGCGTCCTCGGTGTCATTGCCGGAGGGCTGCTCGCAGCGGTCGGACTTGAGCTGTTTCTGATGCCGCATCAGCTTGTTCCCGGCGGAATTGCCGGCCTGTCGGCACTTTTTGCACACACTACGGAAATGCGGCTGGGGCTGTTCCTGTTCTTGTTCAACCTGCCGTTTATTCTGATCTCACGCAGACAGATTCATCTGCGCTTTGCGCTCTATGTGATGCTTGGATTAGTCTGCCTGACTGCGGGTTCACTGGCCCTGCACCGTTTCCCGTCCCTGACGGGCGAACCGCTGACGGCCTCCATTGCCGGAGGGCTCTCACTGGGCTTCGGCATCGGCATCTCCATCCGCTTTGGCGGAATGAGCGGTGGAGCCGGAGATCCGGGTTATGCCCTCCTCAGCCAGGGGCCGGCGAAATCGGCTGAATACATCATTATGGTCTTCAACTGCACCATATTATTGTGCGGAGGCGCGTTGTTCGGCTGGGATCAGGCTATGTATTCCATACTTGCCTATCTGCTGGCTTTTGAGGCTGTGAGGATCTGTATAAGAGATCTCTCCCGCACCCGCGCGGTTTGGATTACCAGCAGCCGTCCCGAAGAGATCCGCCTTGCGCTTCACCGCAAGCTGGCCCGCGAGGCCAAGCTTATCCGTGCTTCAGGCGCCAAGGGCCAGCCGGGGACCCTGTTCTGTATAGCAAGCAAGCTGGAGGAGGAAGAGCTGGCCACCATCGTCCGCACCTGCGATCAGGACAGCCAGATCGTCTTCCGGTCCACCCGGCGCGGGCGGCGGGCTGCCCGGTTCCGGGATTAG